A genomic segment from Blastococcus sp. PRF04-17 encodes:
- a CDS encoding glycosyltransferase family 9 protein: MSRPRTVLVARLDNAGDVLLQGPLVRAVAAGADRVVFLAGPAGADAAELLPGVDEVWTWACPWILGDPPPVDAGALADLTGRVSALAPDEAVISTSFHQSPLPLALALRLAGVPRISAISVDYPGSLLDVRHRVGDDLPEPERALSLARAAGFELPEGDDGRLSVRRPLPPLPHEPGYVVLHPGASVPARAWPAGLCAAAVEELSAAGHRVLVTGGPGERELTAAVAGARGVDLGGATTLREMAALLDGAAAVVVGNTGPAHLAAAVGTPVVSLFAPVVPAQRWAPYGVPTVLLGDQSAPCAGSRARECPVPGHPCLSSVSPADVVAAVEKLVST; encoded by the coding sequence GTGAGCCGCCCGCGGACCGTGCTCGTCGCCCGCCTCGACAACGCCGGCGACGTGCTGCTGCAGGGTCCGCTGGTGCGGGCCGTCGCCGCCGGCGCCGACCGGGTCGTCTTCCTCGCCGGGCCCGCCGGTGCCGACGCGGCGGAGCTGCTGCCGGGCGTCGACGAGGTCTGGACCTGGGCCTGTCCGTGGATCCTCGGCGATCCGCCACCCGTGGACGCCGGAGCTCTGGCCGACCTCACCGGCCGGGTCAGTGCGCTCGCGCCCGACGAGGCCGTGATCTCCACGTCGTTCCACCAGTCGCCCCTCCCGCTGGCACTGGCGCTGCGGCTGGCCGGCGTGCCCCGCATCTCGGCGATCAGCGTGGACTACCCCGGTTCGCTGCTCGACGTCCGCCATCGGGTCGGAGACGACCTCCCCGAGCCGGAGCGGGCGCTGTCGCTGGCCCGCGCAGCCGGGTTCGAGCTGCCCGAGGGGGACGACGGCCGGCTGTCCGTGCGTCGCCCGCTGCCCCCGCTCCCGCACGAGCCGGGCTACGTCGTGCTCCACCCCGGTGCCTCGGTGCCCGCCCGCGCGTGGCCCGCAGGGCTCTGCGCCGCGGCGGTCGAGGAGCTCTCCGCCGCCGGCCACCGGGTGCTGGTCACCGGCGGGCCGGGCGAACGCGAGCTGACCGCCGCCGTGGCCGGCGCCCGCGGCGTCGACCTGGGCGGGGCGACCACGCTGCGCGAGATGGCCGCCCTGCTGGACGGGGCGGCCGCCGTCGTCGTCGGCAACACCGGGCCGGCGCACCTGGCCGCCGCCGTCGGCACCCCCGTCGTGTCGCTGTTCGCACCGGTCGTGCCCGCGCAGCGGTGGGCGCCCTACGGCGTGCCGACGGTGCTGCTCGGCGACCAGTCCGCGCCGTGCGCCGGATCACGGGCACGGGAGTGCCCGGTGCCCGGCCATCCCTGCCTGTCGTCGGTCAGCCCCGCCGACGTCGTCGCCGCCGTCGAGAAGCTGGTGAGCACGTGA
- a CDS encoding ABC transporter ATP-binding protein — protein sequence MAEVVLDKVNKVYENGFHAVHDLDLDIADGEFLVLVGPSGCGKTTALRMVAGLEDISSGTMKIGDRVVNTLSSRERDIAMVFQSYALYPHMTVADNIAYGLKIRRMDKDEIDKRVRRAADMLELGHLLDRKPKQLSGGQRQRVAMGRAIVRQPQVFLMDEPLSNLDAKLRVQMRAEIGQIQRDLKTTTLYVTHDQTEAMTMGDRIALMKAGVLQQLGAPQDLYDHPDNIFVAGFIGSPPMNMATARVEQDGRGHHLRMGSAVLTLPEAVVAERPALAGYVGRDVAVGVRAEDMEDATLARDTTPEARLKAKVTLTEALGSEVVVHFSIDAPKVVNADTKELEKDAHSEDVPVKGHHGNTFVASFAPRSRVRAGDEIEIVIDRERLHFFDPETGLAIRA from the coding sequence GTGGCCGAAGTAGTGCTCGACAAGGTCAACAAGGTGTACGAGAACGGGTTCCACGCCGTCCACGATCTGGACCTGGACATCGCCGACGGCGAGTTCCTGGTGCTCGTCGGCCCTTCCGGCTGCGGCAAGACCACCGCCCTGCGCATGGTCGCCGGGCTGGAGGACATCAGCAGCGGCACGATGAAGATCGGCGATCGCGTGGTGAACACGCTGTCCTCGCGGGAGAGGGACATCGCGATGGTGTTCCAGTCCTACGCGCTGTACCCGCACATGACCGTTGCCGACAACATCGCCTACGGCCTGAAGATCCGCCGGATGGACAAGGACGAGATCGACAAGCGGGTCCGCCGGGCGGCGGACATGCTCGAGCTCGGCCACCTGCTGGACCGCAAGCCCAAGCAGCTCTCCGGCGGCCAGCGACAGCGCGTCGCGATGGGCCGGGCGATCGTGCGACAGCCGCAGGTCTTCCTCATGGACGAACCGCTGTCCAACCTCGACGCGAAGCTGCGGGTGCAGATGCGCGCCGAGATCGGACAGATCCAGCGGGACCTGAAGACCACCACGCTCTACGTCACCCACGACCAGACCGAGGCAATGACCATGGGGGACCGCATCGCCCTCATGAAGGCCGGCGTCCTCCAGCAGCTGGGCGCTCCGCAGGACCTCTACGACCACCCCGACAACATCTTCGTCGCCGGGTTCATCGGCTCCCCGCCGATGAACATGGCCACCGCCCGGGTGGAGCAGGACGGTCGGGGCCACCACCTCCGGATGGGCAGCGCGGTTCTGACCCTGCCGGAGGCCGTCGTCGCCGAGCGTCCTGCGTTGGCCGGGTACGTCGGGCGGGACGTCGCGGTCGGCGTCCGCGCCGAGGACATGGAAGACGCAACCCTCGCGCGCGACACCACGCCGGAGGCCCGCCTCAAGGCGAAGGTCACGCTGACCGAGGCGCTGGGTTCCGAGGTCGTCGTGCACTTCAGCATCGACGCGCCGAAGGTCGTCAACGCCGATACGAAGGAACTGGAGAAGGACGCGCACAGCGAGGACGTTCCGGTGAAGGGGCACCACGGCAACACGTTCGTCGCCTCCTTCGCGCCCCGATCCCGCGTCCGTGCCGGTGACGAGATCGAGATCGTGATCGACCGCGAGCGGCTCCACTTCTTCGACCCGGAGACGGGCCTGGCCATCCGCGCGTGA
- a CDS encoding MarR family winged helix-turn-helix transcriptional regulator — MQQDALARGVPRDAGALPGVAPRAAETWLRIVQVHDRITRRVDSALHRQHGLSLTGFEALRRIAESPGEQASMGEVADAVGLSRAGVTSTINRLVADGLVLRERAGSDRRLLHARLTPAGRERVREAGHTHDELVAHLLVLLGDDAAVVTDALARVSAATRARP; from the coding sequence GTGCAGCAGGACGCGCTCGCGCGCGGGGTCCCCCGGGACGCCGGCGCTCTTCCCGGAGTCGCTCCCCGAGCCGCCGAGACGTGGCTGCGGATCGTGCAGGTGCACGACCGCATCACCCGCCGCGTCGACTCCGCTCTCCATCGCCAGCACGGCCTCTCGCTGACCGGGTTCGAGGCGCTCCGGCGGATCGCCGAGTCGCCCGGCGAGCAGGCGTCGATGGGCGAGGTCGCCGACGCGGTCGGGCTCTCCCGCGCGGGCGTGACCAGCACGATCAACCGGCTGGTCGCCGACGGGCTGGTCCTGCGCGAGCGCGCCGGCAGCGACCGGCGGCTGCTGCACGCCCGCCTCACCCCGGCCGGCCGCGAGCGGGTCCGGGAGGCCGGGCACACCCACGACGAGCTCGTCGCGCACCTGCTCGTGCTGCTCGGGGACGACGCCGCGGTCGTCACCGACGCGCTGGCCAGGGTCTCCGCCGCCACCCGCGCGCGGCCCTGA
- a CDS encoding alpha-amylase family glycosyl hydrolase, which yields MRRTAGMGGAGRRGIEPGWWRHAVVYEIYPRAFADEDGDGLGDLRGVTSRVAYLRALGVDAVWLTPFYPSALADGGYDVDDYRDVDPRLGTLAHFDEMVRALHAAGLKVVIDIVPNHSSNRHPWFREALAAAAGARARQRYVFRDGAGPEGTQPPNDWQSLFGGSAWEPVGDGQWYFHHFAKEQPDLNWDDEDVRADFLTTLRFWADRGVDGFRVDAAHGLVKDLSLPYIPWAQIADWYDVGGHHPLWDQDEVHEIYASWRKVFDDYDPPLFGVAEAGVPDRGRRARYAAPEGLGQTFNFDTMDADWTAASFHEAIDTGLRHMRETGATTTWLLGCHDSVRVATRYGMPRRAGSRAYEVAQEWLRNDGADPPLDRQLGERRARAAILLLLALPGSTYVYQGDELGLHEVGDLPAEVLEDPLPVRSGGRWEGRDGCRVPLPWTPDGPSFGFGPGPPRLPQPAWFAAAAVSRQETEATSTLNLYRAALAIRRGFPPVDDASWRTADPEVLHVARPDGWHTVTNFGSGLVPLPQGTVLLASAPLEAGLLPPDTTAWVVPGR from the coding sequence GTGAGACGGACCGCCGGCATGGGAGGAGCTGGACGGCGCGGGATCGAGCCGGGTTGGTGGCGGCACGCCGTCGTCTACGAGATCTACCCCCGGGCCTTCGCCGACGAGGACGGTGACGGCCTCGGCGACCTCCGGGGAGTGACCTCGCGGGTGGCCTACCTGCGGGCCCTGGGGGTCGACGCGGTCTGGTTGACGCCGTTCTACCCGTCGGCCCTCGCCGACGGCGGCTACGACGTCGACGACTACCGGGACGTCGACCCGCGACTGGGGACCCTCGCCCACTTCGACGAGATGGTGCGCGCGCTGCATGCCGCGGGCCTCAAGGTCGTGATCGACATCGTCCCGAACCACAGCTCGAACCGGCATCCGTGGTTCCGCGAGGCTCTGGCCGCCGCGGCCGGGGCTCGGGCCCGGCAGCGCTACGTCTTCCGCGACGGTGCGGGACCCGAGGGGACACAGCCGCCCAACGACTGGCAGTCCCTCTTCGGCGGTTCGGCCTGGGAACCGGTGGGCGACGGGCAGTGGTACTTCCACCACTTCGCCAAGGAGCAGCCGGACCTCAACTGGGACGACGAGGACGTCCGCGCCGACTTCCTCACCACGCTGCGGTTCTGGGCCGATCGCGGGGTGGACGGGTTCCGCGTCGACGCCGCTCACGGACTGGTCAAGGACCTGTCCCTGCCCTACATCCCGTGGGCGCAGATCGCCGACTGGTACGACGTCGGCGGCCACCACCCGCTCTGGGACCAGGACGAGGTGCACGAGATCTACGCCTCCTGGCGGAAGGTCTTCGACGACTACGACCCGCCGCTCTTCGGCGTCGCGGAGGCCGGTGTTCCCGACCGCGGCCGCCGGGCGAGGTACGCCGCCCCGGAGGGGCTCGGGCAGACCTTCAACTTCGACACCATGGACGCCGACTGGACCGCCGCCTCGTTCCACGAGGCCATCGACACCGGGCTGCGCCACATGCGCGAGACGGGGGCGACCACCACCTGGCTGCTGGGGTGCCACGACTCCGTGCGGGTTGCCACCCGATACGGCATGCCACGCCGTGCCGGCTCTCGCGCGTACGAGGTGGCGCAGGAGTGGCTCCGGAACGACGGTGCCGATCCGCCCCTGGACCGGCAGCTGGGCGAGCGCCGAGCGCGGGCGGCGATCCTCCTGCTCCTGGCGCTCCCTGGCTCCACCTACGTCTACCAGGGCGACGAGCTGGGGCTCCACGAGGTCGGGGACCTGCCCGCCGAGGTGCTGGAGGACCCGCTACCGGTCCGGTCCGGCGGCCGCTGGGAGGGCCGGGACGGCTGCCGGGTGCCGCTGCCGTGGACGCCGGACGGGCCGTCGTTCGGCTTCGGCCCGGGGCCCCCGCGCCTGCCCCAGCCGGCCTGGTTCGCCGCCGCGGCGGTCAGTCGCCAGGAGACGGAGGCGACGTCGACGCTGAACCTGTACCGGGCCGCGCTCGCCATCCGGCGCGGCTTCCCGCCGGTGGACGACGCCTCGTGGCGGACGGCCGACCCCGAGGTGTTGCACGTCGCCCGTCCCGACGGGTGGCACACCGTGACCAACTTCGGGTCCGGCCTGGTGCCGCTGCCGCAGGGAACCGTGCTCCTCGCGAGCGCACCGCTCGAGGCCGGCCTCCTGCCGCCGGACACGACCGCTTGGGTGGTCCCGGGTCGGTAG
- a CDS encoding aminotransferase class V-fold PLP-dependent enzyme — MDMTPAFTAGQFVGDDLWVSVLDGGPRQYVDLDTAATSSASVAVTQAVQEFLPWYASVHRGAGIRSQITSARYEEARDIMVRFVGADPATHLALFPRNTTEALNLLAYRLRLTKGDVVVTTAVEHHANLLPWARHARLRTVEVDERGTFDVAAVEAALDEYPRPKVLAVSGGSNVTGWLPDLRAIGAAARQRGVLVVVDGAQLVPHRPVDISALNVDVIAFSGHKMYAPFGAGALVAPRHLLATGEPFLVGGGAVQAVSFDDVVWADGPDRDDAGSPNVVGVVALIAAAQELGADGWSSVRAHEEHLVRGLDSELASVPGLQRLGPVTGDRLPVAAFNLDGVPHGLLAARLANEYAIGTRSGCFCAHPYMGRLLGLSEAEVDQFHADVRAGLKHRLPGAVRVSANRQTYLTDIPLLGQALREIAATPEGGERYVVDQRGDYVPRSRSLVGTGTS, encoded by the coding sequence ATGGACATGACCCCGGCCTTCACCGCCGGCCAGTTCGTCGGCGACGACCTGTGGGTGTCGGTGCTGGACGGCGGCCCGCGGCAGTACGTCGACCTCGACACCGCTGCGACCAGTTCCGCCTCCGTCGCCGTGACGCAGGCGGTGCAGGAATTCCTCCCGTGGTACGCGAGCGTGCACCGCGGCGCCGGCATCCGGTCGCAGATCACCAGCGCCCGGTACGAGGAGGCGCGCGACATCATGGTGCGCTTCGTCGGCGCCGACCCGGCCACGCACCTCGCGCTGTTCCCGCGCAACACCACCGAGGCGCTCAACCTGCTGGCCTACCGGCTGCGCCTGACCAAGGGCGACGTCGTCGTCACCACGGCCGTCGAGCACCACGCCAACCTGCTGCCCTGGGCGCGGCACGCGCGCCTGCGGACCGTGGAGGTCGACGAGCGCGGCACGTTCGACGTCGCCGCGGTCGAGGCGGCCCTCGACGAGTACCCGCGCCCCAAGGTGCTCGCCGTCTCCGGCGGCTCGAACGTCACCGGCTGGCTGCCCGACCTGCGGGCGATCGGTGCCGCGGCCCGGCAGCGCGGCGTCCTCGTCGTCGTCGACGGCGCGCAGCTCGTGCCGCACCGGCCGGTGGACATCTCCGCCCTGAACGTCGACGTGATCGCGTTCTCGGGCCACAAGATGTACGCCCCCTTCGGCGCGGGTGCGCTCGTCGCACCGCGGCACCTGCTGGCCACGGGGGAGCCGTTCCTCGTCGGCGGGGGTGCGGTGCAGGCGGTGTCGTTCGACGACGTCGTCTGGGCCGACGGCCCCGACCGGGACGACGCCGGTTCCCCGAACGTGGTCGGTGTCGTCGCCCTCATCGCCGCGGCGCAGGAGCTCGGCGCCGACGGCTGGTCGTCGGTGCGCGCGCACGAGGAGCACCTGGTCCGCGGCCTGGACTCCGAGCTGGCCTCGGTCCCCGGCCTCCAGCGGCTGGGGCCGGTGACCGGCGACCGCCTCCCGGTCGCGGCGTTCAACCTCGACGGTGTGCCGCACGGGTTGCTGGCCGCGCGCCTGGCGAACGAGTACGCCATCGGCACGCGCAGCGGCTGCTTCTGCGCCCACCCGTACATGGGGCGGCTGCTCGGGCTGTCCGAGGCCGAGGTCGACCAGTTCCACGCCGACGTGCGCGCCGGCCTCAAGCACCGGCTCCCCGGCGCGGTCCGGGTCAGCGCCAACCGGCAGACCTACCTGACCGACATCCCGCTGCTCGGTCAGGCCCTGCGGGAGATCGCCGCCACGCCCGAAGGGGGTGAGCGGTACGTGGTCGACCAGCGCGGCGACTACGTGCCGCGCAGCCGTTCGCTGGTGGGGACCGGCACCAGCTGA
- a CDS encoding HAD-IIIA family hydrolase: protein MQGDRAQVTVVVPTIGRPSLDVLLEALAQASGPRPAELILVDDRPDGPPLAPERAGLPPVRVVRAGGGGPARARNLGWRTARTEWIAFLDDDVVPDRDWYERLATDLAGLPGDVAGSQGRVRVPLPPDRRPTDWERGTAGLATSSWITADLAYRRSALAAVGGFDERFPRAFREDSDLALRVMDTGARLVRGQRWITHPVRPADRWISLRVQAGNADDVLMRRLHGPDWRQRADAALGRRPRHLAITAAGLAAVALALGRRPRAAALAATAWLAGTAEFAWARIAPGPRTRDEVTTMSVTSAAIPPLATWHWLRGVVRHRRVRPWRGLPDLVLFDRDGTLVHDFPYNGDPEWVRPVDGAREALERLHARGVRVGVVSNQSGVARGLITAAQVDACMARLDELLGPFDTVQVCPHGPDDGCACRKPAPGMVKAACAELGVDPARCVVVGDIGADVDAAAAAGAVGIMVPTPVTRREEVAAAARTAATLTAAVDDIVGGRW from the coding sequence ATGCAGGGGGATCGAGCGCAGGTCACGGTGGTCGTGCCGACCATCGGCCGCCCCTCGTTGGACGTGCTCCTCGAGGCCCTCGCCCAGGCCTCGGGCCCCCGTCCCGCCGAGCTGATCCTGGTCGACGACCGGCCGGACGGGCCGCCGCTCGCGCCCGAGCGGGCCGGGTTGCCGCCGGTGCGCGTGGTCCGCGCGGGCGGCGGCGGACCGGCTCGGGCGCGCAACCTCGGCTGGCGCACCGCCCGCACCGAGTGGATCGCCTTCCTGGACGACGACGTCGTCCCCGATCGGGACTGGTACGAGCGGCTGGCCACGGACCTGGCCGGGCTACCGGGGGACGTCGCCGGCAGCCAGGGGCGGGTGCGTGTGCCGCTCCCGCCGGACCGCCGGCCGACCGACTGGGAGCGCGGCACCGCGGGGCTGGCGACGTCGAGCTGGATCACCGCGGACCTCGCCTACCGCCGGTCGGCGCTGGCCGCCGTCGGCGGGTTCGACGAGCGGTTCCCCCGCGCCTTCCGCGAGGACTCCGACCTGGCCCTGCGGGTCATGGACACCGGCGCCCGGCTGGTGCGCGGGCAGCGGTGGATCACCCATCCGGTGCGGCCCGCCGACCGCTGGATCAGCCTCCGCGTGCAGGCCGGCAATGCCGACGACGTCCTGATGCGGCGGCTGCACGGCCCCGACTGGCGGCAGCGGGCCGACGCCGCGCTCGGCCGCCGTCCGCGGCACCTGGCGATCACCGCGGCCGGTCTGGCCGCCGTCGCACTCGCGCTGGGGCGCCGCCCGCGGGCCGCGGCGCTGGCCGCGACCGCCTGGCTGGCCGGCACCGCCGAGTTCGCCTGGGCACGGATCGCACCCGGGCCGCGCACGCGGGACGAGGTGACCACGATGAGCGTCACCAGCGCCGCGATCCCGCCGCTCGCGACGTGGCACTGGCTCCGCGGGGTCGTGCGGCACCGGCGGGTGCGGCCGTGGCGCGGGCTGCCCGACCTGGTGCTGTTCGACCGGGACGGCACGCTCGTGCACGACTTCCCCTACAACGGTGACCCCGAGTGGGTCCGCCCGGTGGACGGCGCCCGGGAGGCGCTGGAGCGGCTGCATGCCCGCGGCGTCCGGGTTGGCGTGGTCAGCAACCAGTCCGGCGTCGCCCGCGGCCTCATCACCGCCGCGCAGGTCGACGCCTGCATGGCCCGGCTCGACGAGCTGCTCGGCCCGTTCGACACGGTGCAGGTGTGCCCGCACGGCCCGGACGACGGCTGCGCCTGTCGCAAGCCCGCGCCGGGCATGGTCAAGGCGGCCTGCGCGGAGCTCGGCGTCGACCCGGCCCGCTGCGTGGTCGTCGGGGACATCGGCGCCGACGTCGACGCGGCCGCCGCGGCCGGCGCGGTCGGGATCATGGTGCCGACACCCGTCACCCGCCGGGAGGAGGTCGCCGCCGCGGCACGCACCGCGGCGACGCTGACCGCGGCGGTCGACGACATCGTGGGCGGGAGATGGTGA
- a CDS encoding putative bifunctional diguanylate cyclase/phosphodiesterase translates to MTTDETSAGSRRPARRAFRLTSRVFWDMAIYMVALGLVMGLIFPPFVVLLGVPEDYAYRPIFRLACLLAGFSVGAMNYALVKGVVGGRMEVLGGHLRSATSSITNATETGDWSEAVFERITVDSHDQIGEAGKAFNSLLGAVEGRKELENRLRYQAYHDKLTGLPNRAHMLDKVAEAERLRAEGTPSAMLFLDVDNLKAVNDSLGHEGGDTLIRLLAERMVASVRDTDTVARLSGDEFAILLVGPGSEHQAERVAHRIIDSLRAPTRIGEHLVRTGFSIGLATSTTAAASGIGMLRAADLAMYAAKSGGKGRLEVFQPSHHTAHVERDAVRGELSGALDAEQLELHYQPIVDVSTQHIVGFEALLRWRHPERGLISPLEFIPLAEETGLIVPIGRWVLQEATRQAAAWQNRSPLGRLRMSVNVSVRQFQHPDLVGDVAEALQTSGLDASLLTIEITESLFAQDTEETIRKIGLLKDLGVRLALDDFGTGYSSLSYLRRFPIDTLKIDKSFIDGVTTSSEGHAVVAAITQLGQTLHLEVVAEGLETADQVAALDALGCPLGQGYHFSKPLIAGDAIKLLLTGGRPIEEMLLPA, encoded by the coding sequence ATGACCACCGATGAGACCTCCGCCGGGAGCCGGCGACCCGCGCGCCGCGCGTTCCGGCTGACCTCGCGGGTGTTCTGGGACATGGCCATCTACATGGTGGCGCTCGGCCTCGTCATGGGGCTGATCTTCCCGCCGTTCGTCGTCCTGCTGGGCGTGCCCGAGGACTACGCGTACCGCCCGATCTTCCGCCTGGCCTGCCTGCTGGCCGGCTTCTCCGTGGGCGCCATGAACTACGCCCTCGTCAAGGGGGTCGTCGGCGGGCGCATGGAGGTCCTCGGCGGCCACCTCCGGTCGGCGACCAGCTCCATCACCAACGCCACCGAGACCGGCGACTGGTCCGAGGCGGTGTTCGAGCGGATCACCGTCGACTCCCACGACCAGATCGGTGAGGCCGGCAAGGCGTTCAACAGCCTGCTCGGTGCCGTCGAGGGCCGCAAGGAGCTGGAGAACCGGCTCCGCTACCAGGCGTACCACGACAAGCTGACCGGCCTCCCGAACCGCGCCCACATGCTCGACAAGGTGGCCGAGGCCGAGCGGCTCCGCGCGGAGGGCACGCCGTCGGCCATGCTCTTCCTGGACGTGGACAACCTCAAGGCGGTCAACGACTCCCTGGGCCACGAGGGCGGCGACACCCTCATCAGGCTGCTGGCCGAGCGCATGGTGGCCAGCGTGCGGGACACCGACACGGTCGCCCGGCTCTCCGGTGACGAGTTCGCCATCCTGCTCGTCGGCCCCGGCAGCGAGCACCAGGCCGAGCGTGTGGCGCACCGGATCATCGACTCCCTGCGCGCCCCCACGCGGATCGGGGAGCACCTCGTCCGCACCGGCTTCAGCATCGGCCTGGCCACCTCGACGACCGCCGCGGCCAGCGGCATCGGCATGCTCCGCGCCGCGGACCTCGCGATGTACGCGGCGAAGTCCGGCGGCAAGGGCCGGCTCGAGGTCTTCCAGCCCAGCCACCACACGGCTCACGTGGAGCGCGACGCCGTCCGCGGCGAGCTGTCCGGGGCCCTGGACGCCGAGCAGCTGGAGCTGCACTACCAGCCCATCGTCGACGTCTCGACCCAGCACATCGTCGGCTTCGAGGCGCTGCTGCGCTGGCGGCACCCGGAGCGCGGCCTCATCTCCCCGCTGGAGTTCATCCCGCTGGCCGAGGAGACCGGGCTCATCGTGCCGATCGGGCGCTGGGTCCTGCAGGAGGCCACCCGGCAGGCCGCCGCGTGGCAGAACCGGTCGCCGCTGGGCCGGCTGCGCATGAGCGTCAACGTCTCGGTGCGCCAGTTCCAGCACCCCGACCTGGTCGGGGACGTCGCCGAGGCGCTGCAGACCTCGGGGCTGGACGCCTCACTGCTCACCATCGAGATCACCGAGTCGTTGTTCGCCCAGGACACCGAGGAGACCATCCGCAAGATCGGGCTGCTCAAGGACCTGGGTGTCCGTCTCGCCCTCGACGACTTCGGGACGGGGTACTCGTCGCTGAGCTACCTGCGACGGTTCCCCATCGACACCCTCAAGATCGACAAGTCCTTCATCGACGGGGTCACGACCAGCTCCGAGGGCCACGCCGTGGTCGCGGCGATCACCCAGCTCGGCCAGACCCTCCACCTCGAGGTCGTCGCCGAGGGCCTGGAGACCGCCGACCAGGTGGCGGCGCTCGATGCCCTGGGGTGCCCGCTCGGTCAGGGCTACCACTTCTCCAAGCCACTGATCGCCGGCGACGCGATCAAGCTGCTGCTCACCGGTGGCAGGCCGATCGAGGAGATGCTCCTGCCCGCCTGA
- a CDS encoding alpha-hydroxy-acid oxidizing protein, with translation MDEAGAGRRRQNEVYRAGVYGRSPRVPVGVRALQQRAKRALDARAYAYVAGGAGDEVTQRANRAAFDRWAVVPRVLRDASHRDTSVELFGRRIPAPLLLGPVGALELVHGEADLAVARAAGSLGVPMVFSNQASVSMEECAAAMGDAPRWFQLYWSTSDELVQSLVGRAETAGCEAIVVTLDTTMLGWRPRDLDLGHLPFALGKGIAQYTSDPVFRRLVEQRAAAAGPREPQPRPTPAAVRALISMAKAWPGPFRENLRSPLPRAAVETFLGIYSRPSISWSDLAWLRGTTKLPILLKGVLHPDDARRALDEGVDGLVVSTHGGRQVDRSIAALDALPDVVAAVDERAPVLLDSGIRSGADVFTAVALGARAVLLGRPFAWGLALAGEEGVRQVISDVLGEFDLTLGLTGHTAVDQLSPEILRRVG, from the coding sequence GTGGACGAAGCGGGCGCGGGGCGCAGGCGGCAGAACGAGGTGTACCGGGCGGGCGTGTACGGCCGTTCCCCGCGGGTGCCGGTCGGGGTCCGCGCGCTCCAGCAGCGGGCGAAGCGGGCGCTCGACGCCCGGGCCTACGCCTACGTGGCCGGCGGGGCGGGCGACGAGGTGACCCAGCGGGCCAACCGCGCGGCGTTCGACAGGTGGGCCGTCGTCCCGCGGGTGCTGCGCGACGCCAGCCACCGCGACACCTCCGTCGAGCTGTTCGGCCGCCGGATCCCCGCCCCCCTGCTGCTCGGGCCGGTCGGCGCGCTGGAACTGGTGCACGGCGAGGCGGACCTGGCCGTCGCGCGGGCCGCCGGGTCGCTGGGCGTCCCGATGGTGTTCTCCAACCAGGCGTCGGTGTCGATGGAGGAGTGCGCCGCCGCCATGGGCGATGCCCCGCGCTGGTTCCAGCTCTACTGGTCGACCTCCGACGAGCTCGTGCAGAGCCTCGTCGGGCGGGCCGAGACGGCCGGCTGCGAGGCCATCGTCGTCACCCTCGACACCACCATGCTCGGCTGGCGGCCGCGCGACCTCGACCTCGGGCACCTGCCGTTCGCACTGGGCAAGGGCATCGCGCAGTACACGTCCGATCCGGTCTTCCGGCGGCTGGTCGAACAGCGGGCGGCCGCCGCCGGCCCCCGCGAACCCCAGCCCCGGCCCACGCCCGCGGCGGTGCGCGCCCTGATCAGCATGGCGAAGGCGTGGCCGGGACCGTTCCGCGAGAACCTGCGGTCGCCGCTCCCCCGGGCCGCGGTCGAGACGTTCCTGGGCATCTACTCCCGGCCGTCGATCTCCTGGTCGGACCTGGCCTGGCTGCGGGGGACGACGAAGCTGCCGATCCTGCTCAAGGGCGTGCTCCACCCCGACGACGCCCGGCGCGCGCTGGACGAGGGGGTCGACGGCCTCGTCGTCAGCACCCACGGCGGCCGGCAGGTCGACCGCTCGATCGCCGCGCTCGACGCGCTCCCGGACGTCGTCGCGGCCGTGGACGAGCGTGCACCGGTTCTGCTCGACAGCGGCATCCGCAGCGGCGCCGACGTCTTCACCGCGGTCGCGCTCGGTGCGCGGGCGGTGCTGCTCGGCCGGCCCTTCGCCTGGGGCCTGGCGCTGGCCGGCGAGGAAGGGGTGCGGCAGGTGATCTCCGACGTCCTCGGGGAGTTCGACCTCACGCTGGGCCTGACCGGGCACACCGCCGTCGACCAGCTCTCCCCGGAGATCCTGCGCCGGGTCGGCTGA